A window of Photobacterium sp. GJ3 contains these coding sequences:
- a CDS encoding GGDEF domain-containing protein, whose product MSLDDSNVTHNGVTDDFLASTQTLRKTIPLMIKHKVPTTPVNYALWYSYTTNQIPMLNQAMDQCLEQYGHCPPSLSDSLYRTHLVQRPDSTQGQITHSLQAIMDELCHTMAGSRNDTHTFQQSLTRTCQRLSQKAAQGVNVHEANGLVQELLDESKTMHQSSTLLHQQLDHAQQEIENLKKALKDSLKHANEDPLTLLLNRRAFQQDLNSCIQYQTPFSLILLDIDHFKIFNDDFGHLMGDKVLCSVARHLQAWCEQGMQAYRYGGEEFVMILPGADLQLARQKAEQLRQLISSIAVQDKQSGKTVRSITASMGVAEQSGKENGLAVLARADKYLLQAKNLGRNRVLPLS is encoded by the coding sequence ATGAGCCTTGACGACTCAAACGTGACCCACAACGGTGTAACTGACGATTTTCTCGCATCGACTCAAACGTTGCGTAAAACAATTCCGTTGATGATAAAGCATAAAGTGCCGACAACACCGGTCAATTATGCATTGTGGTACAGCTATACCACCAATCAGATCCCCATGCTCAATCAGGCCATGGATCAATGTCTGGAACAGTATGGTCATTGCCCGCCCAGCCTGAGTGATTCCCTCTACCGCACCCACTTAGTTCAGCGGCCGGACAGTACACAGGGGCAGATTACACACAGCCTGCAGGCCATTATGGATGAGCTCTGCCATACCATGGCGGGATCCAGAAATGATACCCATACATTCCAGCAATCATTGACCAGAACCTGTCAGCGGCTGAGTCAGAAAGCCGCACAGGGGGTCAATGTGCATGAAGCCAATGGACTGGTCCAGGAACTACTGGATGAATCCAAAACCATGCATCAGTCCAGTACCCTGCTCCATCAGCAGTTGGATCATGCCCAGCAGGAAATCGAGAATCTGAAAAAAGCACTCAAGGACAGCCTGAAGCATGCCAATGAAGATCCACTGACACTGTTACTCAATCGCCGTGCTTTTCAGCAGGATCTGAACAGTTGTATCCAATACCAGACCCCATTTAGCCTGATCTTACTGGATATCGATCATTTCAAAATATTTAACGACGATTTTGGCCACCTGATGGGTGACAAGGTCCTGTGTTCGGTTGCGCGTCACCTGCAAGCCTGGTGCGAACAAGGTATGCAGGCTTATCGCTATGGTGGTGAAGAGTTTGTGATGATTCTGCCCGGTGCCGATTTGCAGCTCGCGCGGCAAAAAGCAGAGCAACTGCGCCAGCTGATTTCCAGTATTGCCGTGCAGGACAAACAGTCTGGCAAAACAGTCCGCTCTATTACCGCTTCGATGGGCGTCGCAGAGCAGTCCGGGAAGGAAAATGGCCTGGCAGTCCTTGCCCGAGCGGACAAATATTTACTCCAGGCCAAAAATCTGGGACGAAACCGGGTGCTGCCTTTGAGCTGA
- the argS gene encoding arginine--tRNA ligase has translation MNIQALINDKVSQALEAAGAPAGSPAAVRQSAKVQFGDYQANGVMGVAKKLGTNPREFAQKVIDVLDLGDMAEKVEIAGPGFINIFLNKAWLAERASEALADSRLGVATQPKQNIVVDYSAPNVAKEMHVGHLRSTIIGDAVVRTLEFLGHHVIRANHIGDWGTQFGMLIANLERVQQASGEISMELADLEAFYRESKKLYDEDEAFAERARNYVVKLQSGDQYCADMWKKLVDITMEQNQHNYDRMNVSLSRDDVMGESMYNPMLPGIVADLKAKGLAVEDDGAQVVFLDEYKNKDGEPMGVIIQKRDGGFLYTTTDIACAKYRHEQFNADRVLYFIDSRQHQHLMQAWTIVRKAGYIPETMSLEHHAFGMMLGKDGRPFKTRAGGTVRLTDLLDEAESRATALIESKNPELDAEEKAKIASTVAMAAVKYADLSKHRTTDYVFDWDNMLAFEGNTAPYMQYAYTRVMSVFKRAGLNENELTHPVVINDEKEQVLLSKLLQFEEAVETVAREGHPHVMCSYLFELAGNFSSFYEACPILNADEPVKQSRLKLALLTAKTIRQGLDLLGIETLERM, from the coding sequence GTGAACATTCAAGCACTCATTAACGACAAAGTATCTCAGGCGCTGGAAGCAGCGGGCGCACCTGCAGGCAGCCCTGCAGCCGTTCGCCAGTCCGCCAAAGTTCAGTTTGGTGACTATCAGGCCAATGGTGTGATGGGCGTTGCGAAAAAGCTGGGAACCAACCCGCGCGAGTTTGCACAAAAAGTCATTGATGTGCTGGATCTGGGCGACATGGCTGAAAAAGTCGAGATTGCCGGTCCGGGCTTTATCAATATTTTCCTGAATAAAGCATGGCTGGCTGAGCGTGCATCAGAAGCACTGGCGGACAGTCGTCTGGGTGTTGCAACCCAGCCAAAACAAAACATTGTGGTTGACTACTCTGCCCCGAACGTTGCGAAAGAAATGCATGTGGGTCACCTGCGCTCAACCATCATCGGTGATGCCGTGGTCCGTACCCTGGAGTTTTTGGGCCATCACGTCATTCGCGCCAACCACATCGGTGACTGGGGAACTCAGTTCGGCATGCTGATTGCCAATCTGGAGCGTGTTCAGCAGGCATCCGGCGAAATTTCCATGGAACTGGCTGATCTGGAAGCTTTTTACCGTGAATCGAAAAAGCTTTACGACGAAGATGAAGCCTTCGCAGAGCGTGCACGAAACTATGTCGTGAAACTGCAAAGCGGCGACCAGTACTGCGCGGACATGTGGAAGAAGCTGGTCGACATCACCATGGAGCAGAATCAGCACAACTATGACCGCATGAATGTGTCGCTGTCGCGTGACGATGTCATGGGTGAATCCATGTACAACCCGATGCTGCCTGGCATTGTGGCAGACCTGAAAGCCAAAGGTCTGGCCGTTGAAGATGATGGCGCACAGGTTGTCTTTCTGGATGAATACAAAAACAAAGACGGCGAGCCGATGGGTGTGATCATCCAGAAGCGCGACGGCGGTTTCCTGTACACCACCACAGACATTGCCTGTGCAAAATACCGTCATGAGCAGTTCAATGCCGACCGTGTGCTGTACTTCATTGATTCCCGTCAGCACCAGCACCTGATGCAAGCCTGGACCATTGTTCGTAAAGCAGGCTACATTCCTGAAACCATGTCTCTGGAACACCACGCTTTCGGCATGATGCTGGGCAAAGACGGCCGTCCGTTCAAGACCCGCGCCGGAGGGACCGTTCGTCTGACCGATCTGCTGGACGAAGCTGAATCCCGTGCGACTGCGCTGATCGAAAGCAAAAACCCGGAACTGGATGCAGAAGAGAAAGCGAAGATCGCTTCCACTGTTGCCATGGCTGCGGTGAAATATGCCGATCTGTCGAAGCATCGGACCACGGACTACGTTTTTGACTGGGATAACATGCTGGCTTTTGAAGGCAACACAGCCCCTTACATGCAGTATGCATACACCCGTGTGATGTCTGTTTTCAAACGTGCGGGTCTGAATGAAAATGAACTAACCCATCCTGTGGTCATCAACGACGAAAAAGAGCAGGTGCTGCTGTCGAAACTGCTGCAGTTTGAAGAAGCGGTCGAGACCGTGGCCCGTGAAGGTCATCCGCATGTGATGTGCAGCTATCTGTTCGAACTGGCCGGAAACTTCTCCAGCTTCTATGAAGCCTGCCCAATTCTGAATGCAGATGAACCAGTCAAACAAAGCCGCCTGAAACTGGCGCTGCTGACAGCAAAAACAATCCGCCAGGGATTGGATCTGCTGGGTATCGAAACGTTAGAACGTATGTAA
- a CDS encoding VOC family protein: MQDLRQANLHPEQMLAQLPEFMAKISALAEQLGLDLSACQADHLALRVNDAALAAQLHQAWLEYGEEWSTNEINGRPIVVIGFHQLLQAGDWQIEALELPYPGDKQYPQQGWEHVEFVVPCQAATTDALKTELENVFPALDWQAVEQAGIQVKASTPSGEKERLANPTFAFKKGGVCIKLHPCSLKAVIESEG; this comes from the coding sequence ATGCAGGATTTACGGCAGGCAAACCTTCATCCGGAACAAATGCTGGCCCAGTTGCCTGAGTTTATGGCGAAAATTTCGGCACTGGCGGAACAGTTGGGGCTTGATTTATCTGCTTGTCAGGCCGATCACCTGGCACTGCGGGTGAATGATGCTGCCCTGGCCGCACAATTGCATCAGGCCTGGCTTGAGTATGGTGAGGAATGGTCAACCAATGAAATCAATGGCCGTCCGATAGTCGTGATTGGATTCCATCAGCTCCTGCAAGCCGGTGACTGGCAGATTGAAGCGCTTGAGCTGCCATATCCGGGCGATAAGCAATACCCGCAGCAAGGGTGGGAGCATGTGGAATTCGTCGTGCCTTGTCAGGCTGCAACGACGGATGCGCTGAAAACCGAGCTGGAAAATGTTTTCCCTGCGCTGGACTGGCAGGCGGTGGAACAGGCTGGCATACAGGTGAAAGCAAGCACACCCTCCGGTGAGAAAGAGCGGCTGGCAAATCCGACCTTTGCATTCAAAAAAGGGGGCGTTTGTATCAAGCTGCATCCCTGCTCACTGAAAGCTGTGATTGAAAGCGAAGGCTGA